A stretch of DNA from Synechococcus sp. JA-3-3Ab:
TGCTCAGTTCTATGTGCATCCAACCAGAGGCGATGATAATAACCTAGGTACCTCACGTCTCGAGCCGTTCAAAACTGTGGAGCGCGCGCTGGAATCCACTGAAGTTCAGACCGCAGCCAGTCTTGGCGGCGGGACAAATGTGATTGTAAGGATCATTGCCGACGGAACGGAGGAGGTTAGTAGCACCAACATCGAGAGTCTGACTTTGACAGCTGGATCCGTCACGGTGCTTCCTGACAGCGACGTTAATTTCACACTCAAGCTGATGAACGGTAAGCTTTTAACTCTCAACAAAGGCTACAGGCTTCAAGGGTTCAAGATTGAGAGCGGGGATCCCGGTGGTACTAATACAAGAGCCGCCGCCATCACGCTCGCTGCTGCGGGAACGCCCCTGAAAGACATGCTCATTGATTGTACAGGTCTTGGCACTGCTGGTACTGCTACTGCTGGCGTAGGGTCTGGCGACAGATGTATCGAAGTAACTGCTTCTTCTGCCACCGTCACCCTCGACAATGTGGATGTTTTGATTAAAGGCGACAAAGACTACACTGCTGGGATCCGCCACGTGGGGACTAGCACAATCCTCAGAGTAATCAATGGCAGCTCGGTTGTGGCTACTGGGCAAGGGTCGTCGGGGAACCAGGGTGTCGTGGGCATTTTGGAGAATTCAGATCTCGGATCTGTAGAGATTGAAGGCCCGAACACAGAGGTCAACTTGAGCGCGATCCGACCTGTTGCAAGTGGTGCTCGCAACGTTGCTATCCTCCTAAGAGGTAATTCATTCCGTACAAGAAAAGTGATAAACTCCGAGATTAAGGTAAACGAGGCAAATCCAGGTCAAATTGGCGTTTGCGTTGGTAGTACTATTAACGTAACAGTGCAAGGCAGCACCTTTACCAATTCTTCTCCGGGAAGAAACAGCATCGCTATCTGTCAACGAACAACTGGAAGTGTGAGTCCTGATCCCCTTTCTTCGGGCAACAGGTTCAACAACTTCTCCACGTCCCCGGATAAAAGGTTTGTAACTTTCCCCGACTGCTCTTGCCCCTCCTCCTCCTAACCTTTTCCAGCCCTTTCTCTGGCAGGCCCCTGGCGGGGCCTTTTTTTGTTGCAGCTCCACAACGGGTCGGGCTATCCCTGGGCATTTTGCCAAGGACGAGTTGGGGTAGCGGAGGGCCACCACGCCAAGTCTGGAAGGCTATCAGGGAAGAGGATGGATCTCGCCCCCAATTGGGCCAAAAACCGCATCGTTCCCCAGGAAAAGCCCCTCTCCTGGTCGGATGCGTCCCTCTGGCGGCAGGGCATAGGGATCCGCAGCAGACAGGTTGACGCCCGTGAACCCCAAGTCTTGCATGGCTGCAGCCGTAATACGACTAAGAGCAGGGCGTGCAGGTGGCGGTGGCAGCACCGGCGTCATCAGCTCCAACCCTAGGGTTCGCCGCCAGTGACTTTCGGGAGGTGGCTCAACCTCCACCGGCACATTCCCAGATCCGCCCAGGCTGTTGTACTCAGCCGTGGCCTGCCGGCCGGCAAAGCGCGGGTTGGTGGTGCCGCTGTTGAGGAGAAGAGGACGCCAGTTGGGGACGGTGCCAAACCCCAGAGCATGGCCCAGCTCGTGCAGGACAACGTCAAAGAGGGATCTCTGCTCCTCTAGCCGATTCAAATCCGCTGGGTCGATCCCCATCCTGGCATAGGGGATGATGTCGATCCCAGGCCGAAGAGGGCCGCAGGGGCCTGCCTGAGCCAGAACTCTACTCGGGCCATCGCTATCGGGGCCGGAGAGAAGCCGAGCGCCAGTTACCTGAACCAAGAGGTCATCCACAGGCCGGTTGACCAGAGGAGTCGGGGGGAAGCCAGCTCCGCAGAAGCCAGCCTGCAGAGTTAGGGTGACGTCGGGCAAGTCGCCGGTGATGATCTGTTCCCACCGCCGGGCTGCCCGAAGCACAACCTCTCGCTGGGAGGGGCTGAGGCTGTTGTCGATAAACTCAATCTCGATGTTAAACCCACCAGGAGACGGAGATGGCGAGGGGGTTGGCGTTGGTGGAGGAGGTGAGGGCGTTGGCGTTGGTGGAACTGGCAAGGGGGTTGGTGTCGATGGATCTTCCGGTGGGGGGGGTGGTGTCGGCGAAGGGGAGGCCGTTGGAGGACTTGTGGGGGGAACAAATCCTGGCCCTGGCAGTCTGGCTGCCTGTTCAGGCGTCAGGTTGAGGGGAGGTTGCAGCCGCAAAACGGTGTTGACGAAGGTGTTGATGCGGTTGGCGTCGCGGGTCTGCAAAGTGGCAATGGCAAACAAAATAGCCGCATCCCGAATGGTGCCTGGCGTGCCGTCTCCATCAAAGTCAGAAATGGCCACAGGGTTGGGGTTGGCGGTGGTCACCTCGGCCAAAGTGAGGGGGGGCTGTAGCCTCAAGACGTTGTTGACAAAGCTAACAATCTGGCTGGGCTGGGTGATCCCGCTGGCAATGGCAAAGGCAATGGCGGCATCGCGGATGGTTACCGATTGCGGGTTGCCGTCGTAGTAGGCAGCAACGCCTCCTTCTGGGGCGGGCGATGAAGTCTCTGGGCGACTGAGGAGGCTGGGCCCGCTAGCTAGCCCACAAGCAGCCAGAATTCCAAGGAGAAAAGTTGCCATTAACCAAAACAGCCGCTTGCGGGGGCTCATCGAAGGATCCCTCTTCCGCCTTCCTGGCTAGTTACAAAACACCCCACCACTATACCATCCTCAGGCTTTTCTGGATTTGCCTCAGTCTTTTGCTTGCTGTGCAGTACGATAGGGTACGTGCTAAGAGTGTTGGGATACCTAAAAGCAGGGAGATCACCATGGCAAAGACCGCTGTGTCTAACCCCGTCCAGGCGCAGTTTGACGAGTTTCCCTACCCAAATGTGCCAATTGAGCAGACGGTTACCGACAACTTTGCTTTGTTTGCCAACAGCATCACGACGGCCAGGTACCTAAGGGATCGCAAGGTGGTATCCCCGGAAGGCAAGGTGATCCTCAATGCCGGCTGCGGCTCCGGTTGGGAAACCTTAGTTGTGGCAACAGCCAACCCCGGCGCCCGCTATGTGGGAGTAGATATTTCCCCAGAGTCTATCAAGACAGCGGAGCAGCGTTTCAAGTTCCACAAGATCGAGAACGCCCGCTTTTACGTTATGGACATTACCGACATGAGCGCGCTGGGGGAGGAGTTTGATTTTATTGCCTGCAACGACGTTCTCTACCTCCTGGACGACCCAGTTGCCGGTTTGAAAGGCATGCGGCAGGTGCTCAAGCCCGATGGGATCATCCGCACCAATGTTCACAGCCTTTACCAGCGTCAGTTTATCTTCAACATGCAGGAGGCCATGGAGCTGCTGGGGGTGATGGATGAGCCGGCAGCTAAAGCGGTGCCCCTGCTGCGGGAGGTGATGGAAGCGCTCACCGACGCCAGCTTTGTCAAAAGCCACTGGCAAGGAGATGCCATCAAAACCACAGCGGGTATCCTGGCCAATTTCCTGCTGCGCAGCGACAAGGGCTTTACGGTGCCCCAAGTGTTTGAGATGTTGAGGCAGGCCGGTCTTGAGTTTATCAGCATGGTGAATTGGCAGCAGTGGAAGCTGGAGAGGGTCTTGACTAAGCCAGTGCCCTACTCGATGCGGCAACTCAATAAGTTAAGCGAGGAGCAAAAACTTCACTTCATCGAGCTGATTTTCCCCAACATGACCCGCTTGATTGATTTTTGGTGCGGGCACCCCGGCATTCCCAAGCCCGAGCCGTTTACAAACGACGAATGGTGGAACGGCACCGTACAAGCCCACCCCCTTTTGGTGAGGTTGGATGCCAAGCAGGCTTTTCTCAACGCCATTCGCGACAACGGCCCTGTCAACATCAACGGCTGGCCGGGAGCTGAGGGGAACATTACCATCGATCCTTTCTCGGTGCGCTGGCTGGTGGATGTCTTCGGCCCTTTGCCGGTGCCGGTGCAATCGCTGGTTCACAAAACCATGGAGATCATGGACTGGACCCAGGAAGAAGCGTTTAGTCAAGTGTTGGCCAACCTGAAGTTTTTGGAAGAACGCCTGGTCATTCTGCTGGATTCCCCACTTCGCTAGGCAAGTGCAAAGCCAGGACTTACGAAAGCCCCCCTGATTCATACATGGGGGCCTTTTTGGTTGACATACCCCCCGCCCTAAAGGACGGGGATTCTTTCTCAGCCAGCAGAATTGCTGATACATTTACGCTGAACACTGCTGAACATCACTGTTCAACTATGCAGCGATAGCATTCTGTTTGTTTCCATTCGCGTTAGCGGGACGGAGTCCAAACAGAATGGCGGTATCCCGCAAAGCTTTGAGTAGAATACCCAAAGCGCAGTTTCCGTGTCGTCTTACTACCAATTTTCTGCTTTGCTTTGGCTACCATGTTGGCAGACTCGAAAGTAAACAGAAAGATCAACTGGTAGTAATCCGTACTGAGCATATTATACATTATTTTCAGTATAGTTGAGCTTATTATTGACTAGAGTCATGCTCTCTTCCCCCTCTTCTTCCGGCAGCGTATCCCCCACCTTGTAGCAAGCTGATACATTTACGCTGAACACTGCTGAGCATTACTGCTCAACGGTGCAGCGATAGCATTCTGCCCATTACTGAAC
This window harbors:
- a CDS encoding peptidase M8, yielding MSPRKRLFWLMATFLLGILAACGLASGPSLLSRPETSSPAPEGGVAAYYDGNPQSVTIRDAAIAFAIASGITQPSQIVSFVNNVLRLQPPLTLAEVTTANPNPVAISDFDGDGTPGTIRDAAILFAIATLQTRDANRINTFVNTVLRLQPPLNLTPEQAARLPGPGFVPPTSPPTASPSPTPPPPPEDPSTPTPLPVPPTPTPSPPPPTPTPSPSPSPGGFNIEIEFIDNSLSPSQREVVLRAARRWEQIITGDLPDVTLTLQAGFCGAGFPPTPLVNRPVDDLLVQVTGARLLSGPDSDGPSRVLAQAGPCGPLRPGIDIIPYARMGIDPADLNRLEEQRSLFDVVLHELGHALGFGTVPNWRPLLLNSGTTNPRFAGRQATAEYNSLGGSGNVPVEVEPPPESHWRRTLGLELMTPVLPPPPARPALSRITAAAMQDLGFTGVNLSAADPYALPPEGRIRPGEGLFLGNDAVFGPIGGEIHPLP
- a CDS encoding class I SAM-dependent methyltransferase; translation: MAKTAVSNPVQAQFDEFPYPNVPIEQTVTDNFALFANSITTARYLRDRKVVSPEGKVILNAGCGSGWETLVVATANPGARYVGVDISPESIKTAEQRFKFHKIENARFYVMDITDMSALGEEFDFIACNDVLYLLDDPVAGLKGMRQVLKPDGIIRTNVHSLYQRQFIFNMQEAMELLGVMDEPAAKAVPLLREVMEALTDASFVKSHWQGDAIKTTAGILANFLLRSDKGFTVPQVFEMLRQAGLEFISMVNWQQWKLERVLTKPVPYSMRQLNKLSEEQKLHFIELIFPNMTRLIDFWCGHPGIPKPEPFTNDEWWNGTVQAHPLLVRLDAKQAFLNAIRDNGPVNINGWPGAEGNITIDPFSVRWLVDVFGPLPVPVQSLVHKTMEIMDWTQEEAFSQVLANLKFLEERLVILLDSPLR